In the Neodiprion virginianus isolate iyNeoVirg1 chromosome 2, iyNeoVirg1.1, whole genome shotgun sequence genome, AGTTGGAACAGAAAGTAGCAGCTGGAAATATAAACGAAAACTTTgtgagaataaatttgaaaaagaaggTATTTGTCCGTGGAAAGAAGACAATGACCTTTcagaagtacaaaaaaaatcaatggaagcaaaagaagaaagagCTGGCATCTGGGGAAGGTGGCTTGGACTTGGCTGACTTGGTTGAGAAGAAAGGAGTCTTAACTTGCTTCAAGTGCGGCGATAtcggacatttttcaaaagaatgTAGATCACTGAAATCCGCCGATCTCTTGCCACTGGCTGCTGATGAAGAGCCATCTGAATATCCGACGCTTGAAGAAGCAGCTAAGATGGCAAACGAAGCTGTTCTTGGCGCGCACAGGAACAGACTGAATCTTATCCCGCAAACTGCTTCTCGACCCATCGACACAACGATGCCGAAAGAGAAAGTAGATGGAAATGATGTACCAAATGATTCAGAAGAACCTGAAGCAGTTCTGTCTAACGACGAAAACCTCACCGATAACTTGGACGATCTTGATTTCGAGGAGGATCTTGAATACCAAGAACCGAAAACTGTAAGTCAGGCACTTTATTTCTAACTTCCGAGCAAAAAATGATGGGGAAGTCGTAAAAATATGCTCATTTTTCCAGCACGTCCCTTCAAGCCACAAGGTACCCGAGCACTTGCTGGCACAACTGCTTCGTCCAGAAGTGGGACCTGTAAAACCTTTGTATCCCATGGGGTCGATCGACGAGCCCAGTGgtaacatttttgttttttcttcagacAACCATTTATCGAACTGTATGTTTGCTTAACTGCTGTTTGATTTTTCAGTAACGCCAAATGAAGTGTTAGAGGCATTAAAGAAGTTTGGCCATGAGAGCTTCAGACCTGGTCAAGAGAAAGCTGTGATGAGAATATTGACAGGCCAGTCTACTTTAGTCACTCTGTCGACTGGGTCCGGAAAAAGTTTGTGCTACCAGCTCCCTGCTTATCTTTATGCCAAGCATTCGCCGTGCATCACCCTGGTCATATCTCCACTGGTATCTTTGATGGATGACCAGGTAACCGGTGTTCCAAAGTTCCTGTCCGCGGCCTGCCTTCACACTGCGATGGGGGCAAAGCACCGTACAAAAGTAATGGACATGGTTAAGGAGGGAACCCTAAATATTCTTCTCGTCTCTCCGGAGGCTGTCGTTGCTGGCGAAAAATCGACAGGCTTTGGTGCCTTGTTGAGGCAGCTTCCTCCCATTGCTTTTGCTTGCATTGACGAAGCTCATTGCATATCTCAGTGGTCGCACAATTTCCGACCGTCTTATCTGATGGTTAGCAAAGTACTGAGAGAAAAGTTAGGTGTTAAAACTGTCTTGGGTCTCACTGCCACAGCCACAAAATCAACAGCCGAGAGTATTGTCAATCATTTGAGAATTCCAGACGGTATGGCCGGAGTCATTTCCGATACCCCCTTGCCCCGAAACTTGACATTGACTGTATCGAAAGATGCTTATCGAGATCGTGCGCTAGTGGCTCTCCTGGAAAGCGGCCGTTTCAAAGATTTGGATTCTATAATTGTTTACTGCACTCGCCGAGACGAGTGTGTCAGACTCGCTGCACTCTTGAGAACATCCTTATTTGTGAGTACATATTCAGGTATTATACATATcttaaaagtaaatatttcgaaaaaataagttgaaaatttatttagtCTATCCCACTTCAAGACACTCATTCCTTGTTAGATTCTGTGAGGAATAATATCAATTGTCAAAATTCTCTGCAAATACCTAATAAATTGTTCTTCAACAGAATCCCAAACGACATTCAAGAGCCGATGAAAAAGTATCTGCCATAGCGGAAGCCTACCATGCAGGCTTGTCTGCTAGTCGGCGCAAGGTTGTACAAAAGGCTTTCATGAGCGGAGAAACTAGGATTGTGGTTGCTACAGTTGCCTTTGGAATGGGTATCAATAAGCCCGACATCAGGGCAGTTATTCATTTCAACATGCCTTCAAGTTTTGAGGGATACGTACAGGAGGTTGGACGTTCCGGGAGGGATGGTCTCCCAGCCCATTGCCACCTGTTCATAAGCTCACAGGTGAGAAACTTTACTGACTGTTGAATCGAGCATTTCTTTAAGCACACTTTTTTTCTAGGCGCAcctttttcactttatttatttcttttcaggAAGCAGCTGATAAGTCTGAGCTACGTCGTCACATCTACGCCAATGGGGTTGACAGACACATGGTTAGGCGTTTGTTACAGAAAGTATTTGTTCCTTGTTCTTGCACGAAAATTGGCTCTCAGTATAGTCAAGTGAACAAAAGATGTCCTGGACACGAAGTCGCGATACCTGTAGACGAAACTGTAAAGCTATTGGACATTCCTCAAGAAATTATCTCTACTCTACTTTGCTACCTGGAACTTcatccaaaaaaattcatcacctCTTTACCATCAGTTTACGTTAACGCCAAAGTAACAAGCTACGCCGGTCCCAACGCACTGAAAGCTGCTGCTCAATCTGTAAGGAAAAATTAGAACTTGACTAGCATCTGATTTAAATTGTGATCTGTGAGGTAGGAAACTTCTAAGATTTAACATTTCTGTTACTAGTCAGCACCACTGGCCATGGCGATTGCTCTAGATCTACAGCGAGGTAAATCTCATGATGACAGCTCAATCATAGAGTTTCCGGTCGTTGATGTCGCAGCTGCTATTGGATGGGACAGTGGAGTAGTCAAAGGTCACTTGAAGGATCTCGAGTGGAAAACCACAGgtattttcacaatatttccGTTACTCCTCTCCTTATAAAGATCGATTACATTCTTGTTGCACGTATTGTGATAGACACGGGCGGCTGGAAACGGAGCGCGATATCGGTAACATTCGACACGCTCGGCTTCAGAGTAAAAGCACCAGGAGATCTTTCAAATGCAGAGTTGGATGAAGCTCTAGATGCGTTAGCTGATCGTGCAATGAATCAGCAGCGCACGAGCCTTTGTCAGCTGGAGTCAATATACTCTGCGTTAACAGAAGTTGGCGTAGATTCTGTGAGGCAATGTCAAGAACTCACTGAAGAACTAACGATTAAGTCTGATACTCTAAAGACGACAATCAGGAGTTACTTCCAGTCGGAAAATCCCATGGAAAATACAGACTTGACACTTGAGGTGTGTTTACAACTTTTATTCAATCACACTTGTCACGATTATCTTTTAACATATTATAAAACAtgtacgaatattttttcagatactATCAAATTTATCATACGATTCATTTGCATTTCAAATTCGCAGACGAAGCTGCTTAACGAAGACCAGATTGCAAGTGACGTTCGCAGCCTGGTCCAATGTTATAGGGACAATAATTTTACGGGGCGAGCGGTTGCTCGGATTTTCCACGGGATTCAAAGCCCCAATTATCCAGCTATGGTATGGTCTCGCTGCCGCTTTTGGAGAGCTCATCTCGCCTCGAATTTCGAGCTCATTTGTCAAGTAGCTACACGTGAGATTTTAGCAATGCGATAGCACGCGTGCACGCAAAATCtacaattgtaattagtaATCACTCTACGATCTGTCAGTATCGAACGACTTGCGAATGACTGGTACATTTTATAACTTATTTAATTTCCTAATTTATTATCTCGCGATCATAAAATCAGAGGATGTAGCAATAGTGATCACAAAGGGTTCGCTCGTTACCTCTGGTTTgttatttgaaaacttgacaAATTCGGAACGAGTTTGACTGAATTTATTACTTGCGTATTCAGCCCTCTACAAAGTAATTTGAGAACATgagatttttatctctttaGTCAATTGAAGTGGTAATATGGCATACATTGTGAAACGAACGCTGGTCTACCGAAATATCAGCATGTTTTGTTATCTGGTGCCTTTTGCCGGTAGAcctatgtatttatgtataaatttttaaaacctcGCGGTTAATAGCAGTATCTGTATATTTTAATACGTATAGAATAGAGttacatttaaatatttgaGTTGCTAATAAAATCGGATGCGAACTATACGAACAATTTTacgtgtgtatttttttctatgcACCCGAGCAAATTGAATAAGAATTTAAAATAAGGAGTGGTTGAACTTTTGCACGCGTTACACAGCAATTCGGAGAaactggaagaaaaaattgcataCACGAAGACtataattgtatattttcTAATATCTATTATACGCTAgacgaaaatttgtatttattacCAGAAAAAAGGCACAAAAAACAAGTAGGCAAGACTAAAGTCAAAGATCATGGctatattgaattatttacaatttcgtCAGGTTGCATTGAATTCTAAAGCATGTCGTTTTCATGGCTGTGCAGAACCTCATTCGCTCGTCAGCCTCACGTAATCTACACAAATTACATATATGCCTgcgtaaaaaaagaaattcattatGTACATCAATCACATGTTATACAAAAGCGTAAAAATAGTTGGATTCGACTATTTATCGCACTCGTTAAACCGAGCAGGACTTATTATTTACGTTGAATATAAGTTCCAAATCCGATAGTATAGCTAACAGTGTTGATAAAAAGCACGCAACTTTTTACCGGACCAACTTGTTCAAGTACGGAACTTACGTAAAACATTTTCCGATCTTTCGAGACGCTCGCGGGGTCCAACATAAGTGTTGAACtgatatatacacataatttcATATGTACGTACCGcgtacacatgtatatatacatatgaatatcattaatatatgtacgtatacaggAAAACATTGTTTTGATGGGATTCTTTTCTGTTTAACGATTACTCAGGTGGCTAGGGTCAATCAGGTAACGACTCTCTTCATGTAATTGCACTGTCGTAAAAATTTCCCTGCTCGTATCTCCTGCATTTTTCCCACCCTATCCATGCACGTTTCGCTTTGGCACAATGCGCAAAATTCCGAAGTGATGGAATGAAACGGAGATCTGAAATAGACGTCCGCATTTTTGAGGTGTTTGTTCTTGTGGTGGGCCCACACGTGAAGAAACACTTCTAGGCACATCAGTATCGCGATTACCCaacggaaataaaatactAGGGGTATAAGTAGCATTGTTGGATTCGTTTGGCCGAATGGTTCGCTTCGCCTTAGAACCCGTTTTACTACTCGTGAACATTCGTGATTATCTTGATGTATGTGATCTGCCGTTcgttcctcctcctcctcctctccgCTATCTTGCCTCTGTAGTGCACGAGGTATCTGGAAAATTACAAGGTACAccttatcattatcatcactATTATTGTCATCTTCATAATCGTTTTCTTATCTGCAAATATGTGCTACGCAGTTTCTGCACAGTCAATTTATTGTCGTGGCGTCTATTTTTGGACTCAATTCCATATCCCGTCATTATCGCTACTGGTATTAATAACGAGTTACCTATCAGGATATGTCTGCGTGCttgtaatatattatgtaaatttaACAAGTATCAatcgtgtataaaataagGATGTTGTATCTTATtattctctctatctctctctctccaaacGATGATGCAAGTATTGCAACATCATTCGATGCGATCGTTCTGTTATTCACGCCGACATATTGTGGTGCAATATTTCACCCATGATTAAAAACTTTTGCTATCCACTCTTATAGGTTTGTTTTCGAATTCGACGCAAACCGTccgtatttcaattttgaaacaaatgcCTCCTAGCCGTTTCTTCTTTAATCACGTCGCCAACGTCGACGTATTcactcttgaattttttttttttttttttttttacttactaACTCTTCACGCAACACGACCAACTGTCGTAATTATGAGTTTCGCACGATGTGCGGTGAACACCGTCATAATGGAATAACCACACGAAGACATAAAGTCGgtgttattaataaataaaattatcggaATGAAACGCAGGAAGTGCATAAGCGTGTAACTTCTGCAAATTTACGAATAtggatgtatgtatgtacttgGATTGGAGGGGGGAGGGGTTTGCTTGGAtggtctaaaatcatacctatatttagcattttgttttttttaataaaatgaaaacccTTACAGCAATTTGAATTCGaggaatttattatttatatttaaaaaaaaaatgtacagttttttcattgaaattaataacaaaatgccGGCATGACGAATATAAGTAGCGAAAGACCACGTTGTCAATCCAGTGACGAAGATTCCTAcctcaatttttatcaaaacgactgaaattttgacacaatctTTAAAACTTGTCTATCGATTCGAGCTCGTGgttagatttttgaatttcaagtccaacattttttaataaaaatatttttcaacgtttggGATACGAGCTCGAACCTGAAAAGGTGTTTTTGAgtcgacaaaatttttctatatGTGTTCCAAGTTGGACAGTGATGTCAGGAGACGCGCCACCGGAAAAACCATCGAGTTCGGACtcgttcgctacttatatgcgccatgccgccattttgttgtCAATGTGAATGAAAAAGTTCTAAAATGTTCCTGAAACTATAAACAATAAAGCCCTCAAACTCAAACTGCTCAAGTTCTAATGATAACTTCATTTTCATAAGAAATAACAGACTTTGACTTCTTACGGGAACAATCTTTCCTCAACTTTTACCTACCTGGAAGGGAACCCGTCGGCGAACAATTCGACCGTTTCCAGGGTCTTCCTCAGGCTCCCCAGTTTCGAGATTATTGTTTTCGGGATCGGTGAAGTTTAGAGTCAGCGACTGGCCGGCTCCTCGCAGCGCCACGCTTTCGAGGCTTTCCCCTGTTTCTTCGTCTACGAAAACGTCCATTCTTAAAGCTCTGCTTTTGCGCTCGTAAGCTCGACAGACACCAAGTCCGCCTTGCGAGTCTCGACAAAGCCTCCGGGGTCGCTGGGGTCACTTCCCGGAAACTGGCTCGCGGTATGctaatgaaagaaattataattacacacATGAGATGGACGGATGGCTGGTCGACGACTGCTGTCGGACTTTGTACGGAAAGAAACGAGAATTCCTGAGAAAAGATCACGAATCAGCGGCTGTCTgcgtggaaaaaattttaagataGATTTTACATTTGTCGTGGTGAATATATATGGACAACACTTTTTCCAGTCAAATCAACGTATCGATTGTGATGGATCTACCTAAAAGCATATCGTAACTCTTAATATTGGTTTTGTAACTCTTGTTATCGGATTTGTAAATTGTTTTACCTATTTATTCACCACATGAGATGTAaaatctacaatatttttcttaccgtGTGCTCCCTGTTTTCTTAACCGACCTCATTTAtaccattctttttttttccgattataCTTATGTGGAGGGAAACTGTAAAAATTCTACCATCGTACGTCAAAACGTTGATAATATCGAGATTATCAGTTTATACTTTCATCAAAGtatttctcgtttcttttgcaaaattgcaGTTCGTTTTATTCGACGATTTGTGCTCACTTAGCCGattattgttgtaaaattcgaGACGGTCAAACCGATTATAATACCGCAAATTactgtaaaaattcattcacgaaagaaaaattgccaTCTTTTGAAAAACTACAGTAGAACaagtgttgaaaataaattaccgTTATAACGAATCTTCCTTTTATCTGCGAGTCGAATTTGTATAATCCGACGCGGACTTTCCTaacaaaaatcaatcaatcaatcgatCATCATGAAACCATTTcagttgttaaaaaaaaaaagattagaCAATTATTCAAAGTCAAACTTCTCAAGGAAATCGGTATTATCCCAGTGATATAAAAATCCGTTGATTCTATACTTGAACGTTCAAAAATAATCGTTAAACCGCGGACGAATAGACTAATCGTAACGACCttccgaaaattttaattcttgtAGCGtaataggagaaaaaaaaaacagtcatCACGTGATTCTTAATCGTATTCGGTACCTGCTCCCATTTGTTCAATCGCGACAATGAATTACAATCAGCTTGGTATCGCACAATCGGTATTCTTTTAAATTCCATTGCTATAAACGAGCTATTATTGGCCTGCATTTGTGACGTCGAATAAAGTCTCGGCTTCTGACTATGAGACAAGTTAATTCAAAGACTTTGAAACGTGTATACGTCACATATATTTCCTTCGAAGATACCTTGATTATAATTTACCGCAGTGGcgttatacacacatatatcaTAACATGGTCCgcttgttaattattatacccCGTCGGTTTCTTGCGTGATCTACGTAACACAACCAACAGCtatcaattgaatttttaatctcttATTCTTTTCCCCTGCCATCAAACACGTGCTCACTTGTCTGTTATAGATTGTCGATGCAGGTAACACGTTATTGAGAGTTAACAAATTGAGATGAGCGAGGGTCAAAATTTAACGATAACCACtgggcgaaaaaaaaataatcgatgcatcgattaatcgagtaatCGATCATTTCGCATTTTTTGAATCTGTGCatttgaaactgaaatttcgtaaatttcagtatatGGTCTTAgtggaggaaattttttttggtgaTTTATAGTTTAGTTCGAAACATTTGtcaatttcagataaaaatattcatttatcttacaattattatattaaatagGTACTAATTAAGTAAcgcaatgataataattgatactccAATCGCACAAATTAATATTGCATTGCATCGTTGATGggagtgaaaaacaaaaaccgattgcgaggaaaaataatcgattaattttggTCATTCTTAGGGTCCGTCGGcgaaattatatttcaacaTAGTTAAACATAAAATCGCacgatataaatatacaaaggTAAGGAATATAACGTTCATACGGGAAGCTGGCCAATTAACCTTGGCAAGGAACTTGACTTGGGTTTCTTTTCTGCGTGGTAAAAGTAAACTGTACAGTAGCATATATTACAAAAGGATGATTACCATCTTTTCCGAGTCTATCAAACATACAATTAAAATGTACGCGATTGATTTTATtgacgtttgaaattttcccgGTACATAAGGACATCATCATTCGCGTTCACGTAGAcaggcgagaaaaaaaaaacatcggaGTGAATAtgaaaacgataaaatttcacaagtGTGTATGTACAATTATTGTAACAGCTAATCAGTACcattataacaataaaatggTTGATTGCGAGAGACAAGAGATTCAGAGTGATTATAAATCACATCAGACCTTTGCACGTGAAGAAATAATGTAgatatagaaattttacaagtaTCACGTAAATAAAATCGTGAccgttataaattttgaataaaaaaagaaacgaaggaAATAAAGATAGGTAGAAATCTCTGCAAATTGTCGCACAATTCGAAttacattacaaatatataactataataaattgaaaactaatcgtattgaagttagtaacgttatcgtaacgatttcATGCGGAAGAAAAATCGGTTATTTCGATATTTTGGAATTGCTCTGAAATTCTTTGaaccgtaataaaacgaaacacaCGTATATTTCGTAATACTAGttcatgaaaaaatcattgtaaaattgagaaaatagtaatttttttcccccaaagtttcgttacggtaacgttactaaaACTTCAATCTCGTTAAACACTAGCAAATTATCGAAATACCGTAGCTCCTGCAGCTGGGAACAGAGAATCAATCGCTGCGTAATCCTTATCGTTGGTTACGAATTTTTCGCATTAAACAGAAACATCGCACAagtgaataatataataaaaaaaaaagaaagaaaaaagaaaagaaaagtagaaatttccacgaaatacaaaaatggCGGATTATAGAAAGTCGGGCGTCAATATCACACCGAGGAACTTTTACACTGACTGCTGACCTTAACGGAGTTGATGCGATGACTGTAACCGGCGCTGGCTTTGTTTTTTCCCACTTTGCGTCGCCTTTCTGCGTCTCGTGTGCGTTAGTTTTAATGTGCATACGTATTGCACCGCGAGGAAATATACacgctgaaaaaaattaatcttccCGCGAAGATTTGTCACTGCGAGAAATTATTGTGATAATATTTTAAgtacaatattaataatgcACGCGATGCGGTCAGCGGTGTGATTCAACGTAGTAAACTTCTTCCTCTGATTCTTCCTGCTCGCAACAGTTGCAGAATGCGAACCCGCAACGTCTGCAAGAGTTCGCTAAGCAGTAGCAAAACGCTTCTAATATGCAACACATCGTCGTAAACTAAAACACCTCGTAACTAACTGTCcgcaaatttttaatcatttatttttctacaaacatttttctttttttttttttttcatttgaatttatcACCACAATGTTTCTTATGTGTACCGTAAGTTCTCGTTTTGCGACGCGGAGAGATGAATTTATCGATAGATAAAAGTACCACATCCAAGTTCGAGAAATATTCAATCGATTCACGATATTTTACATTGTACGATCGGCACGTTTATACGcggtgacaaaaaaaaaaaggaacataCACAAAATTCTGTCGtgtacagatatttttttatcaggcttGAAGACGCTTAATTAAATCGAAGTGGCGTAAGGTGTTGTAAGTTTGTTGTGCCTactctgaaaaaattgcgacTTTTCATATTagatgtataaattatacggGCTCGATAATCTGAAACGTATAACCGGTTCGAATAATATACAATACTTGTGTATATACAAGTATAATTTCGCccatcgagaaaaaaaaataaaataaaatgaaatagaaaaacatttttattatattatatttacagtATTTTTGCGTGTTGCCTGTAATAATATTCTTtctataataaaatacatacctatgtaatATACGCGTATGTATAAGTTTACGAAGTTCGTGCCATTTTAAACGTATGGCAGGGACTCGAATCCACGAAAAAACATCTACGCCCGCAAAGAgccatttatatttatatttcttcaTGGTGATCGTACACGGTATATAAAAACGTTTGGGTTAATGATTTCCCTGAAAATACCTCAACTCATCAGCAAACAATTACGTGCACTATATGCTCGtcattgtattattataccgcGTGCAGTACGGTGCGATACCTGTATATGTAATACAATTTCTGTATATAACGTAcatgcgtgtgtgtatatatatatttttttatatgcatatatgtatatgtgtatatataatattgattaaatttcaaaattcgcaCCTACGCTGTACATACACGATGATGGATTCATACATACGACATGAGCTATACGAATGGCGCGAACATTTTATATCATCTTGTAATAAAACATTCTATCTACCTGCGAATAATCGCTGTTAATTATACGTCTATACGGAAACGAATGTGTTATGTATAACATACCTACGCAAATGgtcgtataatatatacttataattaATCGCCGACATGACAAGAGGtggaaataattgtaaaattgtacGGAAAAAAGATTCCACTTGACATACGGTCGTAATGCATATATAGATACACCGTTAGCATATCATCAAGTATGCTGCAATATGTTATGTATATCGTGTTATTGTAGGATTTTATTTCCACAATCACGGGTGCAGTTTTTGCCTTACAGGCAATTGTGAAATATGCCTATGTTATACAGGTATTGATACCGATAGTCATTACACTATACCTGTATCTAGGTGTGAGGTACAAAATAGGATATTGTGTAACGAGCAGGCAAACTTGGTCTTCTAGGGCCGAGCGTGAGTTTTCAATATGAGTCGTAGGTGCCGagacgaagacgaatattgaaaatgcgcgaggcgaaaagaccgtCGCCTCCTTattgcacacgattctttatataacaagagtacgttacgcgttttttcacgaagcgtGAAATTGAGGTTAGCGTTGCGTGAAGTCAAATTTGTTCGC is a window encoding:
- the LOC124297550 gene encoding ATP-dependent DNA helicase Q4 isoform X1, which gives rise to MDLLDDRTLKNKYQKSKLRVKLWESDFMEKYGRKPNKNDIKDADVTIRDAYKMYWKLKTRALEATLTDITFSDDIQANISTTSTLNTSAVENDCNKHNTPQSDTRDSENLKPESVPAMKNSEFEAVPFAEGLNPDGAWGDHLNKKKLPTPKKKQNLLVGRSSSFQLSQKMFNSTSFTKRNPRKSLSMVKSKSRSELENSNTSLTSLKDSTANKAEDGFDPSDIFKPMFGDKMKVVQAENKVVTQSVSAIRQLIDGKTINVCRKIDAGWIDRCSKQNNLEPLAGNMNRLSGTSDSGVESLEASLYSPYYATSVTSSQTPQSFSDEEDFICNSDSEGERKNKRIRNKRKSYNAAESQMAKRPCIHSYQANSQHFTTPEDPSQNLSHSERPADVVKIDAKQELITRTDESGVRKTNKEDIIDVTRPSPADEKNKSLVVETEDPLPENSLPENPPLLNRQTRGTVYRSIKHNVVNDTETVDNDVKDKKKIVGKPRRTRVVHGVRKQPTRSVKKKNDETDSEDENIGNHRETADDDVEEEKEIVRKPRRTQAVRGARKQLTRNSKKKIDETDSVDENVRETPIYGVETVNAVPRFSLPTVESGDLVADFSQIIANEDSKNEKNSSTGIKLKKKLTDKEKLEQKVAAGNINENFVRINLKKKVFVRGKKTMTFQKYKKNQWKQKKKELASGEGGLDLADLVEKKGVLTCFKCGDIGHFSKECRSLKSADLLPLAADEEPSEYPTLEEAAKMANEAVLGAHRNRLNLIPQTASRPIDTTMPKEKVDGNDVPNDSEEPEAVLSNDENLTDNLDDLDFEEDLEYQEPKTHVPSSHKVPEHLLAQLLRPEVGPVKPLYPMGSIDEPSVTPNEVLEALKKFGHESFRPGQEKAVMRILTGQSTLVTLSTGSGKSLCYQLPAYLYAKHSPCITLVISPLVSLMDDQVTGVPKFLSAACLHTAMGAKHRTKVMDMVKEGTLNILLVSPEAVVAGEKSTGFGALLRQLPPIAFACIDEAHCISQWSHNFRPSYLMVSKVLREKLGVKTVLGLTATATKSTAESIVNHLRIPDGMAGVISDTPLPRNLTLTVSKDAYRDRALVALLESGRFKDLDSIIVYCTRRDECVRLAALLRTSLFNPKRHSRADEKVSAIAEAYHAGLSASRRKVVQKAFMSGETRIVVATVAFGMGINKPDIRAVIHFNMPSSFEGYVQEVGRSGRDGLPAHCHLFISSQEAADKSELRRHIYANGVDRHMVRRLLQKVFVPCSCTKIGSQYSQVNKRCPGHEVAIPVDETVKLLDIPQEIISTLLCYLELHPKKFITSLPSVYVNAKVTSYAGPNALKAAAQSSAPLAMAIALDLQRGKSHDDSSIIEFPVVDVAAAIGWDSGVVKGHLKDLEWKTTDTGGWKRSAISVTFDTLGFRVKAPGDLSNAELDEALDALADRAMNQQRTSLCQLESIYSALTEVGVDSVRQCQELTEELTIKSDTLKTTIRSYFQSENPMENTDLTLETKLLNEDQIASDVRSLVQCYRDNNFTGRAVARIFHGIQSPNYPAMVWSRCRFWRAHLASNFELICQVATREILAMR
- the LOC124297550 gene encoding ATP-dependent DNA helicase Q4 isoform X2, whose protein sequence is MFGDKMKVVQAENKVVTQSVSAIRQLIDGKTINVCRKIDAGWIDRCSKQNNLEPLAGNMNRLSGTSDSGVESLEASLYSPYYATSVTSSQTPQSFSDEEDFICNSDSEGERKNKRIRNKRKSYNAAESQMAKRPCIHSYQANSQHFTTPEDPSQNLSHSERPADVVKIDAKQELITRTDESGVRKTNKEDIIDVTRPSPADEKNKSLVVETEDPLPENSLPENPPLLNRQTRGTVYRSIKHNVVNDTETVDNDVKDKKKIVGKPRRTRVVHGVRKQPTRSVKKKNDETDSEDENIGNHRETADDDVEEEKEIVRKPRRTQAVRGARKQLTRNSKKKIDETDSVDENVRETPIYGVETVNAVPRFSLPTVESGDLVADFSQIIANEDSKNEKNSSTGIKLKKKLTDKEKLEQKVAAGNINENFVRINLKKKVFVRGKKTMTFQKYKKNQWKQKKKELASGEGGLDLADLVEKKGVLTCFKCGDIGHFSKECRSLKSADLLPLAADEEPSEYPTLEEAAKMANEAVLGAHRNRLNLIPQTASRPIDTTMPKEKVDGNDVPNDSEEPEAVLSNDENLTDNLDDLDFEEDLEYQEPKTHVPSSHKVPEHLLAQLLRPEVGPVKPLYPMGSIDEPSVTPNEVLEALKKFGHESFRPGQEKAVMRILTGQSTLVTLSTGSGKSLCYQLPAYLYAKHSPCITLVISPLVSLMDDQVTGVPKFLSAACLHTAMGAKHRTKVMDMVKEGTLNILLVSPEAVVAGEKSTGFGALLRQLPPIAFACIDEAHCISQWSHNFRPSYLMVSKVLREKLGVKTVLGLTATATKSTAESIVNHLRIPDGMAGVISDTPLPRNLTLTVSKDAYRDRALVALLESGRFKDLDSIIVYCTRRDECVRLAALLRTSLFNPKRHSRADEKVSAIAEAYHAGLSASRRKVVQKAFMSGETRIVVATVAFGMGINKPDIRAVIHFNMPSSFEGYVQEVGRSGRDGLPAHCHLFISSQEAADKSELRRHIYANGVDRHMVRRLLQKVFVPCSCTKIGSQYSQVNKRCPGHEVAIPVDETVKLLDIPQEIISTLLCYLELHPKKFITSLPSVYVNAKVTSYAGPNALKAAAQSSAPLAMAIALDLQRGKSHDDSSIIEFPVVDVAAAIGWDSGVVKGHLKDLEWKTTDTGGWKRSAISVTFDTLGFRVKAPGDLSNAELDEALDALADRAMNQQRTSLCQLESIYSALTEVGVDSVRQCQELTEELTIKSDTLKTTIRSYFQSENPMENTDLTLETKLLNEDQIASDVRSLVQCYRDNNFTGRAVARIFHGIQSPNYPAMVWSRCRFWRAHLASNFELICQVATREILAMR
- the LOC124297557 gene encoding uncharacterized protein LOC124297557, which produces MDVFVDEETGESLESVALRGAGQSLTLNFTDPENNNLETGEPEEDPGNGRIVRRRVPFQIPRALQRQDSGEEEEEERTADHIHQDNHECSRVVKRVLRRSEPFGQTNPTMLLIPLVFYFRWVIAILMCLEVFLHVWAHHKNKHLKNADVYFRSPFHSITSEFCALCQSETCMDRVGKMQEIRAGKFLRQCNYMKRVVT